From one Doryrhamphus excisus isolate RoL2022-K1 chromosome 9, RoL_Dexc_1.0, whole genome shotgun sequence genomic stretch:
- the gpr39 gene encoding G-protein coupled receptor 39, which produces MKDDMEVGDEKDWTQLEPNDSIKIVLTVLYSLILVTGILGNSVTIRVVRVLKQNGYLQKRVTAHMVSLACSDLLVLVIGMPVELYSAIWFPFTSASGNAACKIYNFIFEACSYATILNVATLSFERYVAICHPFGFKALGWARTSALIAFVWLASVLVALPLLVATGTQGHIPSWADTPVQNLTFCTNLRERWVMYRTSIFVAFVVYVVVLASVSFMCRAMILVLRRPVGCLHGGVSGTQTASKHEHSRFKMARKQSIIFLGLIVGSLMVCWFPNQIRRLMMAAVPKSRWTTAYFWSYVTLHPVADTFFYLSSVLNPFLYNVSSKQFREVFVQVLRCRLTIEHVNKRTMRNTRVPSAPSQKPLLLKSLRGSRKPKETYQDQSDSGAHLDVPSSPKELAQALTTKTNVPSGME; this is translated from the exons ATGAAAGACGACATGGAGGTCGGGGATGAGAAGGACTGGACGCAGCTGGAACCTAACGACTCGATCAAAATCGTCTTGACTGTTTTGTACAGTCTCATCCTGGTGACGGGAATCCTGGGTAATTCTGTAACGATCAGAGTAGTGCGAGTGCTGAAGCAAAACGGGTACCTGCAGAAGAGGGTGACGGCGCACATGGTGAGCCTGGCGTGCTCCGACTTGTTGGTTCTCGTCATCGGGATGCCGGTGGAGCTCTACAGCGCCATATGGTTCCCCTTCACGTCAGCATCAGGCAACGCCGCGTGTAAGATCTATAACTTTATATTTGAGGCGTGCAGCTACGCCACCATCTTGAATGTGGCGACTCTCAGTTTCGAGCGCTACGTTGCCATCTGCCACCCGTTTGGTTTCAAAGCCCTGGGTTGGGCACGCACATCGGCTCTCATCGCCTTTGTTTGGCTGGCGTCCGTGCTCGTGGCGCTGCCGTTGCTGGTTGCTACGGGAACACAAGGCCACATTCCTTCTTGGGCGGATACGCCCGTTCAGAACCTGACCTTCTGCACAAACCTGAGGGAGCGCTGGGTCATGTACCGTACCAGCATCTTTGTGGCTTTTGTCGTGTACGTCGTGGTTTTGGCCTCCGTGTCCTTCATGTGTCGCGCCATGATCCTGGTTCTGCGGAGACCTGTGGGTTGTCTACACGGTGGCGTCAGCGGAACCCAAACAGCATCCAAGCACGAACATTCAAGGTTCAAGATGGCCAGAAAGCAGAGCATCATATTTCTTG GCCTGATTGTGGGGTCCTTGATGGTGTGCTGGTTTCCCAATCAGATCCGTCGTCTCATGATGGCCGCTGTGCCCAAATCCCGCTGGACTACAGCCTACTTTTGGAGCTACGTCACCCTCCATCCGGTGGCCGACACCTTCTTTTATCTCAGCTCAGTCCTCAACCCGTTCCTCTACAACGTGTCTTCCAAGCAGTTCAGGGAGGTCTTTGTTCAGGTGCTGCGGTGTCGCCTCACGATAGAACACGTCAACAAACGAACCATGCGGAACACCCGCGTCCCATCTGCGCCTTCCCAGAAGCCTCTGCTGTTGAAGTCCTTGCGTGGCAGCAGGAAGCCAAAAGAGACATACCAGGACCAAAGTGACTCAGGAGCACATTTAGATGTTCCATCATCCCCAAAAGAGTTAGCCCAGGCTCTCACAACAAAGACAAATGTGCCGTCCGGAATGGAATAA
- the LOC131135729 gene encoding RNA-binding motif, single-stranded-interacting protein 1 isoform X2 — MIFASPGNPLRTQFGNQWPSRVPSHPMAPPSPSSSSSSSSSTAGWEQLSKTNLYIRGLSPATTDHDLVSLCQPYGKIVSTKAILDKATNKCKGYGFVDFDSPTAAQKAVTALKTSGVQAQMAKQQEQDPTNLYISNLPPSMDEQELENMLKNFGQVVSTRILRDSSGASRGVGFARMESTEKCDTVISHFNGKFMKTPAGVPAPSEPLLCKFADGGQKKRQSQNKFVSNGRGWPRNANTRLAGMALAYEPSVAAMQNGFFPPPAYSVSNRMIAQTSMSPYVSAVSAYQVQNPSWMPHHPYIMQHPGAVISPSMEPSLPVQPASLMAPLTQHMNQLSLAGAGAFMAANTPVPGAYVPQYTHVQTAAVPGEENALASQLDTSGNPSAYPYHQSK; from the exons ATGATTTTTGCCAGTCCTGGAAACCCACTAAGGACTCAGTTTGGCAATCAG tggccTTCTCGCGTACCGTCCCACCCCATGGCGCCACCCAGTCcaagtagcagcagcagcagtagcagcagcacGGCGGGCTGGGAGCAACTCAGCAAAACCAACTTGTACATCAGAGGGTTGTCCCCAGCAACAACTGACCATGACCTGGTCAGCCTCTGTCAGCC GTATGGTAAAATTGTATCAACAAAGGCCATCCTGGACAAGGCTACTAACAAATGCAAAG GATACGGCTTTGTGGACTTTGATAGCCCCACTGCAGCTCAGAAAGCTGTTACTGCCCTGAAGACCAGCGGCGTTCAAGCTCAGATGGCAAAG CAACAAGAACAAGATCCCACCAACCTGTACATCTCCAACCTTCCCCCGTCTATGGATGAGCAGGAGCTAGAGAACATGCTCAAGAACTTTGGCCAAGTCGTATCCACACGGATTTTGAGGGATTCCAGTGGAGCGAGCAGAGGAGTGGGTTTTGCCAG GATGGAGTCGACAGAAAAATGTGACACGGTCATTTCTCACTTCAATGGCAAGTTTATGAAGACGCCTGCTGGTGTACcag CACCATCTGAACCTTTGCTTTGCAAGTTTGCTGACGGTGGACAGAAAAAGAGACAAAGCCAAAACAAATTTGTTTCAAATGGACGTGGCTGGCCAAGAAATGCAAACACCAGACTG GCTGGAATGGCACTCGCGTATGAGCCCAGTGTAGCTGCCATGCAAAATGG ATTCTTCCCACCACCAGCATACAGCGTTTCAAACAGGATGATTGCTCAGACGTCCATGTCGCCGTACGTGTCTGCCGTTTCAGCATACCAG GTGCAGAACCCATCCTGGATGCCTCATCACCCTTACATCATGCAGCACCCT GGTGCCGTCATATCGCCCTCTATGGAGCCGTCATTGCCAGTGCAGCCCGCTTCCCTGATGGCTCCCCTGACACAGCACATGAATCAGCTGTCTCTGGCCGGCGCAGGAGCG TTCATGGCCGCCAACACGCCAGTTCCCGGTGCTTATGTTCCTCAGTATACACACGTGCAGACAGCGGCTGTACCTGGGGAA GAAAATGCCCTGGCATCACAGTTGGATACATCTGGCAACCCTTCAGCGTATCCCTACCATCAAAGCAAGTAG
- the LOC131135729 gene encoding RNA-binding motif, single-stranded-interacting protein 1 isoform X3 encodes MLEILARVDPDDAKGRLLDGQSLVGQHMWPSRVPSHPMAPPSPSSSSSSSSSTAGWEQLSKTNLYIRGLSPATTDHDLVSLCQPYGKIVSTKAILDKATNKCKGYGFVDFDSPTAAQKAVTALKTSGVQAQMAKQQEQDPTNLYISNLPPSMDEQELENMLKNFGQVVSTRILRDSSGASRGVGFARMESTEKCDTVISHFNGKFMKTPAGVPAPSEPLLCKFADGGQKKRQSQNKFVSNGRGWPRNANTRLAGMALAYEPSVAAMQNGFFPPPAYSVSNRMIAQTSMSPYVSAVSAYQGAVISPSMEPSLPVQPASLMAPLTQHMNQLSLAGAGAFMAANTPVPGAYVPQYTHVQTAAVPGEENALASQLDTSGNPSAYPYHQSK; translated from the exons ATGCTGGAGATACTGGCCCGTGTGGACCCTGACGATGCCAAAGGGAGATTACTTGATGGACAATCACTGGTTGGTCAGCACATG tggccTTCTCGCGTACCGTCCCACCCCATGGCGCCACCCAGTCcaagtagcagcagcagcagtagcagcagcacGGCGGGCTGGGAGCAACTCAGCAAAACCAACTTGTACATCAGAGGGTTGTCCCCAGCAACAACTGACCATGACCTGGTCAGCCTCTGTCAGCC GTATGGTAAAATTGTATCAACAAAGGCCATCCTGGACAAGGCTACTAACAAATGCAAAG GATACGGCTTTGTGGACTTTGATAGCCCCACTGCAGCTCAGAAAGCTGTTACTGCCCTGAAGACCAGCGGCGTTCAAGCTCAGATGGCAAAG CAACAAGAACAAGATCCCACCAACCTGTACATCTCCAACCTTCCCCCGTCTATGGATGAGCAGGAGCTAGAGAACATGCTCAAGAACTTTGGCCAAGTCGTATCCACACGGATTTTGAGGGATTCCAGTGGAGCGAGCAGAGGAGTGGGTTTTGCCAG GATGGAGTCGACAGAAAAATGTGACACGGTCATTTCTCACTTCAATGGCAAGTTTATGAAGACGCCTGCTGGTGTACcag CACCATCTGAACCTTTGCTTTGCAAGTTTGCTGACGGTGGACAGAAAAAGAGACAAAGCCAAAACAAATTTGTTTCAAATGGACGTGGCTGGCCAAGAAATGCAAACACCAGACTG GCTGGAATGGCACTCGCGTATGAGCCCAGTGTAGCTGCCATGCAAAATGG ATTCTTCCCACCACCAGCATACAGCGTTTCAAACAGGATGATTGCTCAGACGTCCATGTCGCCGTACGTGTCTGCCGTTTCAGCATACCAG GGTGCCGTCATATCGCCCTCTATGGAGCCGTCATTGCCAGTGCAGCCCGCTTCCCTGATGGCTCCCCTGACACAGCACATGAATCAGCTGTCTCTGGCCGGCGCAGGAGCG TTCATGGCCGCCAACACGCCAGTTCCCGGTGCTTATGTTCCTCAGTATACACACGTGCAGACAGCGGCTGTACCTGGGGAA GAAAATGCCCTGGCATCACAGTTGGATACATCTGGCAACCCTTCAGCGTATCCCTACCATCAAAGCAAGTAG
- the LOC131135729 gene encoding RNA-binding motif, single-stranded-interacting protein 1 isoform X1, translating into MLEILARVDPDDAKGRLLDGQSLVGQHMWPSRVPSHPMAPPSPSSSSSSSSSTAGWEQLSKTNLYIRGLSPATTDHDLVSLCQPYGKIVSTKAILDKATNKCKGYGFVDFDSPTAAQKAVTALKTSGVQAQMAKQQEQDPTNLYISNLPPSMDEQELENMLKNFGQVVSTRILRDSSGASRGVGFARMESTEKCDTVISHFNGKFMKTPAGVPAPSEPLLCKFADGGQKKRQSQNKFVSNGRGWPRNANTRLAGMALAYEPSVAAMQNGFFPPPAYSVSNRMIAQTSMSPYVSAVSAYQVQNPSWMPHHPYIMQHPGAVISPSMEPSLPVQPASLMAPLTQHMNQLSLAGAGAFMAANTPVPGAYVPQYTHVQTAAVPGEENALASQLDTSGNPSAYPYHQSK; encoded by the exons ATGCTGGAGATACTGGCCCGTGTGGACCCTGACGATGCCAAAGGGAGATTACTTGATGGACAATCACTGGTTGGTCAGCACATG tggccTTCTCGCGTACCGTCCCACCCCATGGCGCCACCCAGTCcaagtagcagcagcagcagtagcagcagcacGGCGGGCTGGGAGCAACTCAGCAAAACCAACTTGTACATCAGAGGGTTGTCCCCAGCAACAACTGACCATGACCTGGTCAGCCTCTGTCAGCC GTATGGTAAAATTGTATCAACAAAGGCCATCCTGGACAAGGCTACTAACAAATGCAAAG GATACGGCTTTGTGGACTTTGATAGCCCCACTGCAGCTCAGAAAGCTGTTACTGCCCTGAAGACCAGCGGCGTTCAAGCTCAGATGGCAAAG CAACAAGAACAAGATCCCACCAACCTGTACATCTCCAACCTTCCCCCGTCTATGGATGAGCAGGAGCTAGAGAACATGCTCAAGAACTTTGGCCAAGTCGTATCCACACGGATTTTGAGGGATTCCAGTGGAGCGAGCAGAGGAGTGGGTTTTGCCAG GATGGAGTCGACAGAAAAATGTGACACGGTCATTTCTCACTTCAATGGCAAGTTTATGAAGACGCCTGCTGGTGTACcag CACCATCTGAACCTTTGCTTTGCAAGTTTGCTGACGGTGGACAGAAAAAGAGACAAAGCCAAAACAAATTTGTTTCAAATGGACGTGGCTGGCCAAGAAATGCAAACACCAGACTG GCTGGAATGGCACTCGCGTATGAGCCCAGTGTAGCTGCCATGCAAAATGG ATTCTTCCCACCACCAGCATACAGCGTTTCAAACAGGATGATTGCTCAGACGTCCATGTCGCCGTACGTGTCTGCCGTTTCAGCATACCAG GTGCAGAACCCATCCTGGATGCCTCATCACCCTTACATCATGCAGCACCCT GGTGCCGTCATATCGCCCTCTATGGAGCCGTCATTGCCAGTGCAGCCCGCTTCCCTGATGGCTCCCCTGACACAGCACATGAATCAGCTGTCTCTGGCCGGCGCAGGAGCG TTCATGGCCGCCAACACGCCAGTTCCCGGTGCTTATGTTCCTCAGTATACACACGTGCAGACAGCGGCTGTACCTGGGGAA GAAAATGCCCTGGCATCACAGTTGGATACATCTGGCAACCCTTCAGCGTATCCCTACCATCAAAGCAAGTAG